The genomic interval TAAGATTCCAGTCTGCTTGAGCATCGTAACGTGAGCCAGGCTGCCTTGAATATCTTCAAGAACAAGTTCCTGGTCAAATGAAATGGAAGCTCCAAACTCGTCTACCCATTCTTCAGCAGACTTTGTAAATCTTCCTCCCCAAAGTTTGCTGCTCACACTGTCACCTTCTTGTTGTTCACCATGCTGTTTACTGCTGTTGGAAGACCAAAGATTTTAATGAAACCAACCGCTGCATCGTGATCAAACTCATCTTCTTTTGTATAAGTTGCTAATTTCTCATCATATAGAGAGTACTCTGATTTTCTTCCTTCTACAATTGCATGACCTTTGAAGAATTTCACACGTACTGTACCTGTTACAGTTTTTTGTGTTTCTGCTAAGAACGCAATTAATGCATCACGAAGTGGAGAGAACCAAAGACCATCATAAATCAATTCAGAAAGTTTCTTTTCAATAACTGGTTTAAAATGAGCTACATCTTTAACAAGTGTAATATCTTCTAACTCTTTGTGCGCTTTAATTAATGTCATAGCAGCAGGAGCTTCGTATACTTCACGTGACTTAATTCCAACTAAACGGTTTTCTACGTGATCAATACGTCCAACACCGTGTTTACCAGCAATTGCATTTAACTCAAGAATGAGTTCAGCTAGTTTATAAGATTTTCCGTCTAGTGTAACTGGAACACCTAGTTCAAAGCCAATTTCAACAACATCTGGAGTGTCAGGAGTATTTTCTAAAGCAGTTGTTAATTCATATGCATCTTCAGGTGGTGCTGCCCATGGATCTTCAAGAATTCCACATTCATTTGCTCTTCCCCATAGGTTTTGGTCAATTGAATATGGACTCGCTAAACCGATTGGAACAGGAATACCATTCTCTTGTGCATATTCAATTTCTTCTTCACGAGACCATTTCCACTCACGAACTGGTGCAAGAACTTCTAAATCTGGATTTAACGCTTTAATAGAAACTTCGAAGCGCACTTGGTCATTACCTTTTCCCGTACATCCATGTGCTACCGCAACTGCATTTTCAGCTTCTGCAACTTCCACCAATTTTTTTGCAATAAGTGGACGAGAAAGAGCTGATACTAGTGGATATTTTTGTTCATATAAAGTGTGTGCTTGAAGAGAAATTAATGCATATTCTTCTGCAAATTCATCTTTCGCATCAATTACATATGAACTAACTGCACCAACTGTAATCGCTTTTTCTTTAATAAAGTCAAGATCTTTCCCTTCCCCAACATCTAAACAACAAGCTACTACATCGTACCCTTTATTTTGTAACCATTTAATTGCAACGGAAGTATCAAGACCTCCGGAATATGCTAAAACAATCTTTGGATTTGCCATTTTTTCATCGTCCCTTTCATTGTGAATAAAAATTCATACGTTGTTATTTTTATTCAATCTCTGATTAAAACTATACTAGCTTTATAAAAGGAATGCAAGGTCTTTTTTTGGAATTTAAATAATAATTTATTAACAATTTTAAACACTTGAATCCATAGTCGCGCAGCCCAAAATATTGTACACTAATACTATAAAAATTCAAGATAGGAGTAGCCACAATGAGTGAACTATTTGTCTTTGATGAACGTCTCGGCATCGCTCTCCCCTCTCTTAACCAAGACTGGGATGAATATGAACATGATGTACAACAACAGATTCTTCTGCAATGGGAAAACATTCGCGGCAGCATTCCAGATCGAATACGTGATTTAGAGTCCATTATTAATCAAAAACAAGATGCACTTTCGAATGAAAATAACTTTTCCCGATCCTGCGAACTTAATACAGAAATCGCTGAAATGGCTTCCATCATTAACGACCTCTGGCTCTGGTATCGTACTAATCAACATATAAGTAGTAAAAGACATACTTAAGAAGGCTACCTAAAGAAATTTAGGTAGCCTCTTTTATAGTATGAAAAAAATATATCTAAGGGAACTGAAGGAACAAACATATCTTCGCCGGCTCTAGTACATGTCAAACTAAACATCGCCATCTACTAAAGGAATCCCGCATAAATATCAAGGCAACTTAATTAAAATACTTCGCTAAAATATCACCGAGTATATTAATCCCTAAAACAAATGCTCCAACAACTACAGTTAAAACGAGGAAATCGAAAATATCGAATTCAAGCAAGATGCCACCTCATAACATTGTATTTTCCCATTCTTAGATCATATCAAATCGCTAACGGCTCTCTTTCCAAGTCACTCTTTAAGGTGTTTTTCATACAAATAGCGATATTGATAAAACTTTTGGGCAAATTCACTAACATTACGGGTCACCTGATAATTCATACCGGCTCCGATTGCCATACTAATGAGCGGGATACCTTGAAACTGCTTTTTGCGAAACATCGAAATCGCTACTGCTTTCAACAACTGTTTTAATGGTTGCTCCATCCAACTTGTATTGGTTAACTCTTCATCCCCGACATAAAAATAATCATCTTCCTTAAGCTTCATTTCCTGAATTAATTCTTCCCAAGCCGCTCCTTGAAGTCGCTTCGGCATCATCCCTGCATGAAACACTTTAAGGGCAAGCATCATCTCTACCGGTGTATTTACCTCATATCCATAGGTCATCGCAATCAACTGAACAATGCGAACATTAATAACCGTCATCGCCGGAATATCCCCGCCAAGCAGGAGCAGCCCCCCCGAACCACTCGCTCCTCCTTGAGTAAAAGAATAAAGTCGATGCTTC from Peribacillus asahii carries:
- a CDS encoding argininosuccinate synthase, with product MANPKIVLAYSGGLDTSVAIKWLQNKGYDVVACCLDVGEGKDLDFIKEKAITVGAVSSYVIDAKDEFAEEYALISLQAHTLYEQKYPLVSALSRPLIAKKLVEVAEAENAVAVAHGCTGKGNDQVRFEVSIKALNPDLEVLAPVREWKWSREEEIEYAQENGIPVPIGLASPYSIDQNLWGRANECGILEDPWAAPPEDAYELTTALENTPDTPDVVEIGFELGVPVTLDGKSYKLAELILELNAIAGKHGVGRIDHVENRLVGIKSREVYEAPAAMTLIKAHKELEDITLVKDVAHFKPVIEKKLSELIYDGLWFSPLRDALIAFLAETQKTVTGTVRVKFFKGHAIVEGRKSEYSLYDEKLATYTKEDEFDHDAAVGFIKIFGLPTAVNSMVNNKKVTV
- a CDS encoding EcsC family protein, producing MGLTVREEAIWNELSVWEKKLSQYESTDLAVLYDKWLELTFSLLPEKTKEQFFTKLDNWLFHLHAIVQSSQIQLDARERILASARVFDEQITTITDLNQLTIDQLNYIVDQQIAKHRLYSFTQGGASGSGGLLLLGGDIPAMTVINVRIVQLIAMTYGYEVNTPVEMMLALKVFHAGMMPKRLQGAAWEELIQEMKLKEDDYFYVGDEELTNTSWMEQPLKQLLKAVAISMFRKKQFQGIPLISMAIGAGMNYQVTRNVSEFAQKFYQYRYLYEKHLKE